CAACCACGCAGCTTTTATCCAGCGCACATCTTTCGATTCCTTTAACATTCTAGTTATTATTTCCTTTGGCATCCATGGCTTCATTTAAAACAGAAATAAGTTTAGGAGGTTCTTGTTTATGGCGAGGGAGGGAAAAAACATGAAGTATTGGGAAACCGACTTTTATTCAGGGATCATGATGAGTTGCTACCTCAACCCCAGTTATCATCCTGGATGTCTGGGGTGCACTGACCGTCAGGATTGTTACGGTCCTGAGAACTATGAGAGGTTTAAACAGAAGGCATTAGCCCTTAGCAGGTTCTTGGGCGATATGGATGATATCCCGCCAGAAAACGCAGCACGTCTGGCCTGGATATTGAGAGCAAAGCACCTCGAAGAAGCTATCCACGAAATACTGTCAAGTAAGGCTTGTCTGGATGGAAAACTTAGCTCCATAATCAAGCTGGTTACGCAATATGAAGAAAGAAATGGAGTCGATAAACACGGACCAGTTAGACTCCCGGCCTAAGAAGCTTATCGTTCCCAAATCGTTGTCGTTAACGTTTGCTAACCCTGGACCTGAATCCAGGGTTAGTTGCTTTCTTGTTCTAGTAAACGTATTATAGTAGAAACAAGATAGCAATTTGGCAAGCGACAAGGCGCTAAGGAGGGTAATCCGGAATGGACATTATAATGTATGTAGCGCTGGGACTTGTAGCAGGGGTACTCAGTGGCTTGCTCGGCATAGCTGGCGGTATAGTAATTATTCCTTCGCTGGTTTTTCTTTTTGGTTTCTCCCAACAACAAGCGCAGGGCACTACCCTCGCCCTTATGGTGCCACCAATCGGTATCCTCGCAGCCTGGACTTATTATCAAAAAGGATTTGTGGACTTGAAGGCTGCCGGTCTGATCTGTCTTGGGGTGTTCGTAGGCGGACTTTTCGGAGCCAGAATAGCAACCGCCCTGCCCGCTTCTGCCTTACAAAAGGTATTCGGAGTACTTGTGTTGCTGGTAGGGATAAAGATGATCTTGAATCGGTAGTTCGCGGGGT
The sequence above is drawn from the Syntrophothermus lipocalidus DSM 12680 genome and encodes:
- a CDS encoding sulfite exporter TauE/SafE family protein, with protein sequence MDIIMYVALGLVAGVLSGLLGIAGGIVIIPSLVFLFGFSQQQAQGTTLALMVPPIGILAAWTYYQKGFVDLKAAGLICLGVFVGGLFGARIATALPASALQKVFGVLVLLVGIKMILNR